The Clostridium botulinum genome includes a region encoding these proteins:
- a CDS encoding DUF3139 domain-containing protein → MKKFKRKYVFIVAIILLVFNNIFLRYKIYFIGDQKEREQILNSTIWKLYKDGYHENEIRNIRVSYNPIKGGLLPYEVLVVFNKDPSKEYIYSWTDVNKKQKRVECVGDGASSF, encoded by the coding sequence ATGAAAAAATTTAAGAGAAAGTATGTATTCATTGTAGCTATTATCTTATTGGTTTTTAATAATATTTTTCTAAGATATAAGATATACTTCATAGGGGATCAAAAAGAAAGGGAACAAATACTAAATTCAACCATTTGGAAATTGTATAAAGATGGATATCATGAAAATGAAATAAGAAATATTAGAGTCAGTTATAATCCAATAAAAGGTGGACTTCTACCTTATGAGGTACTAGTTGTTTTCAATAAAGATCCTTCTAAAGAATATATCTATTCTTGGACTGATGTAAATAAAAAACAAAAAAGAGTTGAATGTGTAGGAGATGGTGCTTCAAGCTTTTAG
- a CDS encoding metallophosphoesterase: MLDNKIKKQDNETIRQYEARLYRNKVAYGLNNKKIWKMMNEIEGKNLGESTRRCRSFDYNLGRQDTLIELNKKYDKNVMIINDLHVPYERKDALEIIQKHSHEIDTLVIAGDLMDCEAISSFPKVQRMSLVQELIYAYNFLKKVRRILNNGQKIVLFNGNHEERLYKEICNMQKKDLQKFLNPNILSMLVDGFTIYEDDKKVTYEGIADITYIPHWYVNLDEKLIVCHPKGFSQIDGRLCESVVAHFLNKQEKFDVAVFGHTHKQSQMIVSRRQGVFAVENGCMCNPMKYADCGKLNYTKQDYCYTIIRYNNDEKVNYNNIKTYYLDELKENNKKEDYILIL, from the coding sequence ATGTTAGATAATAAAATTAAAAAACAAGATAATGAAACTATCAGACAATATGAAGCTAGATTATATAGAAACAAAGTTGCATATGGATTGAATAATAAGAAGATATGGAAAATGATGAATGAAATAGAAGGTAAGAATCTAGGTGAATCTACTAGAAGATGCCGTAGTTTTGATTATAACTTAGGTAGACAAGATACTTTAATAGAATTAAATAAGAAATATGATAAAAATGTAATGATAATAAACGATCTTCACGTACCTTATGAAAGAAAAGATGCGTTAGAAATAATACAAAAACATTCGCATGAGATTGATACTCTAGTTATAGCAGGAGATTTAATGGATTGTGAAGCTATATCAAGTTTTCCTAAAGTACAAAGAATGTCATTGGTACAAGAATTAATTTATGCATATAATTTCTTGAAGAAAGTAAGAAGAATATTAAATAATGGACAAAAGATAGTCTTATTCAATGGGAATCACGAAGAGAGATTATACAAGGAAATTTGTAATATGCAAAAGAAGGACTTACAAAAATTCTTGAATCCTAATATATTATCAATGTTAGTTGATGGATTCACGATTTATGAAGATGATAAAAAAGTAACTTATGAAGGAATTGCAGATATAACATATATTCCTCATTGGTATGTTAATTTAGATGAAAAATTAATAGTATGTCATCCAAAGGGGTTCTCACAAATTGATGGTAGGTTATGTGAATCAGTAGTTGCACATTTCTTAAACAAACAAGAGAAATTCGATGTTGCAGTATTTGGACATACTCATAAACAAAGTCAAATGATAGTATCAAGAAGACAAGGTGTATTTGCAGTAGAAAATGGATGTATGTGTAATCCAATGAAATATGCTGATTGTGGTAAGTTAAATTATACTAAGCAAGATTATTGCTATACTATCATAAGATATAATAACGATGAAAAAGTAAACTATAATAATATAAAAACATATTATTTAGATGAATTAAAAGAGAATAACAAAAAAGAAGATTATATATTAATATTGTAA
- a CDS encoding BRO family protein, with translation MNNNLQVFTNEQFGQVRMTQINGKSYAVANDVLKSLGYSEGSWRTTLSRKCKGVTKCNGLKVNGIEVNLIPEGDIYRLITGSHLPQAEKFETWVFDEVLPTIRKTGGYVANADLMVNTYFGTLDDTHKTIVKGLFENIENQQKQIIQLKDDNETLDKENDLLSGENLKWADRNLINALVRAYGSKLGNFGEAWTKFKKEILYKHSININARITNFMNSTGKKTKPRTLKMLHDEELSNAVSTIVALCRDNDVDISDIIKKYENELNRKELAS, from the coding sequence ATGAATAATAATTTACAGGTATTTACAAATGAACAATTTGGACAAGTTAGAATGACACAAATAAACGGGAAATCTTACGCAGTTGCTAATGACGTTTTGAAATCGCTTGGTTATTCAGAAGGAAGTTGGAGAACTACATTGTCAAGAAAATGTAAAGGCGTTACAAAATGTAACGGGTTAAAAGTTAATGGAATTGAAGTTAACTTAATTCCAGAAGGCGATATTTATAGATTAATAACAGGTTCGCATTTACCACAAGCTGAAAAGTTTGAAACATGGGTATTTGATGAAGTATTACCTACAATTCGTAAAACAGGTGGTTATGTAGCCAATGCAGACTTAATGGTTAATACATATTTTGGAACGCTAGATGATACACATAAAACTATTGTTAAAGGTTTATTTGAAAATATAGAAAATCAACAAAAACAAATAATACAATTAAAAGATGATAATGAAACATTAGATAAAGAAAATGATTTGTTAAGTGGTGAAAACTTAAAATGGGCTGATAGAAATTTGATAAATGCTTTAGTTAGAGCTTATGGAAGTAAATTAGGTAACTTTGGTGAAGCATGGACTAAGTTCAAGAAAGAAATATTATACAAACATAGTATAAATATAAATGCTAGAATTACAAATTTCATGAACTCAACAGGTAAAAAGACTAAGCCAAGAACCTTAAAAATGTTACATGATGAGGAACTTTCCAATGCAGTAAGTACAATAGTAGCATTGTGCAGAGATAATGATGTAGATATCTCAGACATTATTAAAAAATATGAAAATGAATTAAATAGAAAGGAACTAGCTAGTTAA
- a CDS encoding YonK family protein gives MAKENKSVTFTKATITKEDGAYKITEYHKDNVQEFNLSKKLDEYLDIENLSLTIKKDEEITGEAV, from the coding sequence ATGGCAAAAGAAAATAAAAGTGTAACCTTTACAAAGGCAACAATAACTAAAGAAGATGGAGCATATAAGATTACAGAATATCATAAAGATAATGTTCAGGAATTTAATTTAAGTAAAAAATTAGATGAATATTTAGATATAGAAAATTTATCTTTAACTATCAAGAAAGATGAAGAAATAACAGGCGAAGCAGTTTAA
- a CDS encoding DUF2829 domain-containing protein, which produces MMDFTKALELIKIGDKLARIDWRGTGMYVTVCNTPDFQPFVYIKTSEGTTVPWLPSQTDLFAKDWEIFKDGWKRI; this is translated from the coding sequence ATGATGGATTTTACGAAAGCATTAGAGTTAATTAAAATAGGTGATAAATTAGCTAGAATTGATTGGAGAGGTACGGGAATGTATGTAACAGTATGTAATACTCCTGATTTCCAACCGTTTGTTTATATTAAGACATCAGAAGGCACCACAGTTCCTTGGTTACCTAGTCAAACAGACTTATTTGCAAAAGACTGGGAAATTTTTAAAGATGGTTGGAAAAGAATATAA
- a CDS encoding PhoH family protein has translation MDEIKKIKFYDTNILLQNLDCIRKQTDKFYISSITLDELENIKTSANKDQEIKYKARQVVRFLNDNQDKYEVAIVEQLHYELVESLNLPITNDNLIIACAKVFGNQVVFTTNDILCNLIARDYFKLETNKINNSCINIQEEYKGYREIELNTDEINDLYIKYENNENYLELLNNEYLVIHNIDLDETYEYKYKNEQLEQIKLPPSKIVKGQNIHQRLALDLLLDKDIPIKVICGTYGSGKSLLATKMGLYHVKEKGNYSKLMIIREPIGEGSEVGYLKGTKEDKTKDFFKCVIQHLDGGEWEAESMIQNGQLVKEIPYYLKGLSIADSYIIVDEAEDLNLKMLKLIGTRIESTSCVVFTGDWKQANEKYAKDNGLRIMIEKLKGNPLVGIVVLDEDVRSSASKVFSMLD, from the coding sequence ATGGACGAAATTAAGAAAATAAAGTTTTATGATACCAATATATTATTACAAAACTTAGATTGTATTAGAAAGCAAACAGATAAGTTTTATATATCTTCTATAACATTAGATGAATTAGAAAATATAAAAACAAGTGCAAATAAGGATCAAGAGATAAAATATAAGGCAAGACAAGTAGTAAGATTTTTAAATGATAATCAGGACAAATATGAAGTAGCTATAGTTGAGCAATTACATTATGAATTAGTAGAATCATTAAATTTACCAATTACAAATGATAATTTAATTATTGCTTGTGCTAAAGTATTTGGCAATCAAGTAGTATTTACAACAAACGACATATTATGCAATTTAATTGCAAGAGATTATTTCAAATTAGAAACAAATAAGATTAACAATAGTTGTATAAATATACAAGAAGAATATAAGGGTTATAGAGAAATAGAATTAAATACAGATGAAATAAATGACTTATATATTAAATACGAAAATAATGAGAATTACTTAGAATTATTAAATAATGAATACTTAGTAATACATAATATAGATTTAGATGAAACTTATGAATACAAATATAAAAATGAACAATTAGAACAAATTAAACTACCTCCTTCAAAGATAGTTAAAGGACAGAATATTCATCAAAGATTAGCATTGGATTTACTTTTGGATAAGGATATACCTATTAAAGTTATATGTGGTACTTATGGTTCAGGTAAAAGTCTATTAGCAACTAAAATGGGATTATACCATGTTAAAGAAAAAGGTAATTATTCTAAATTAATGATAATTAGAGAACCGATTGGCGAAGGATCAGAAGTTGGATATTTAAAAGGAACAAAAGAAGATAAGACTAAAGATTTCTTCAAATGTGTAATTCAACATCTTGACGGTGGTGAATGGGAAGCTGAATCAATGATACAAAATGGGCAATTAGTAAAAGAAATTCCTTACTATTTAAAAGGATTATCTATTGCTGATAGTTATATTATTGTAGATGAAGCAGAAGATTTAAATTTAAAGATGCTAAAATTAATTGGTACTAGAATAGAAAGTACAAGTTGTGTAGTTTTTACAGGTGATTGGAAACAAGCCAATGAGAAATATGCTAAAGATAATGGATTGAGAATAATGATAGAAAAATTAAAAGGTAATCCATTAGTAGGAATAGTTGTATTAGATGAAGATGTAAGAAGTAGTGCAAGTAAAGTGTTTAGTATGTTGGATTAG
- a CDS encoding HU family DNA-binding protein, with protein MNKTELVNSMAEKAGLSKKDSELALKAFVESVEEELKAGRKVQLVGFGTFETREQKGRTGTINFGSKKGETYTSKDKIVPVFKAGKQLKEIVDNK; from the coding sequence ATGAACAAAACTGAACTAGTAAACTCAATGGCTGAAAAGGCAGGATTATCAAAAAAGGATAGCGAATTAGCTTTAAAAGCATTTGTAGAAAGTGTTGAAGAAGAATTGAAAGCAGGTAGAAAAGTTCAATTAGTTGGATTTGGAACTTTCGAAACAAGAGAACAAAAAGGCAGAACAGGAACTATTAATTTTGGATCAAAGAAAGGTGAAACTTATACTTCAAAAGATAAGATAGTTCCAGTATTTAAAGCAGGTAAACAACTTAAAGAAATAGTAGATAATAAATAG
- a CDS encoding RNA dependent RNA polymerase has protein sequence MSKQIINQRLIYKIHSSRFRYNKWGLNLIIDEAKDNEEIVPLADSEILRMIRDIRGDKTTEKEIFNIKKQINKIKKLKNNNNVDKLKELYNLLEEKTFTDDYLSVVFDSIADWNRFNSKKNPIFFNGNQYVRLIGTNGGVKNDTVIFCKKDIYEELDRRLNNGRNPKKKYVPAKFESYKALSCSASIPVTQPKGVLVIKDGITFFKDKVLQLTDDGKGGFELNQVDDYNIERQFTDGCGMISKELSEKWCVDLGHYARDEHNKKIAEYTPSGFNIRNSWTKGMVFTFPFLDFAKEVAHECMVEDAWGNMIDIRKVDLIITTNMLKLWDSYDSIDHYLKCCQENGYKYCVAKILPKELETVRNMNYQFLQSYELSDEDINELIQPTVDTILGAIGQDYGKTLLFLKGNKITEKDFINEDYDFVKALMIDENMKNDPFVKQRIHRMIEKRINDSKKGVLQVTGNYSIVAGDLYALCQYMFKMKITGLLDRGEYYSRTWLDKGINEVVAFRAPMTNHNNIRIFRFKDNELTRKWYRYMTTCTILNAWDCTMDAMNGMDMDKRFVPHK, from the coding sequence ATGTCAAAACAAATAATCAACCAAAGATTAATTTATAAAATACATTCAAGCAGATTCAGATACAATAAATGGGGCTTAAACTTAATTATAGATGAAGCAAAAGACAATGAGGAGATAGTTCCATTGGCAGATAGTGAAATATTAAGAATGATAAGAGATATTAGAGGAGATAAAACTACAGAAAAAGAAATATTTAATATTAAAAAACAGATTAATAAGATTAAAAAATTAAAAAACAACAATAACGTTGACAAGTTAAAAGAATTATATAATCTGTTAGAAGAAAAGACATTTACAGATGATTATTTATCAGTAGTATTTGATAGTATAGCAGATTGGAATAGGTTTAACTCTAAAAAAAATCCGATATTTTTCAATGGAAATCAGTATGTAAGACTAATTGGAACTAATGGGGGAGTTAAAAACGATACGGTTATATTTTGTAAAAAAGATATATATGAAGAATTAGATAGAAGATTAAACAATGGTAGAAATCCTAAAAAGAAGTATGTTCCTGCTAAGTTTGAAAGCTATAAGGCTTTATCATGTAGTGCATCTATACCAGTTACTCAACCAAAAGGAGTATTAGTAATTAAAGATGGAATTACCTTTTTCAAAGACAAAGTATTACAACTTACTGATGATGGAAAAGGAGGTTTTGAACTTAATCAAGTAGATGATTATAATATAGAAAGGCAATTTACTGATGGTTGTGGAATGATAAGCAAAGAATTAAGTGAAAAATGGTGTGTTGACCTAGGACATTATGCAAGAGATGAGCATAATAAAAAGATAGCTGAATATACTCCATCTGGATTTAATATACGTAACAGTTGGACTAAAGGTATGGTATTTACTTTTCCATTTTTAGATTTTGCTAAAGAAGTAGCACATGAATGTATGGTTGAGGATGCATGGGGAAATATGATTGATATTAGAAAAGTAGACCTAATAATAACAACTAATATGCTTAAATTATGGGACTCATATGATAGTATAGACCATTATCTAAAATGCTGTCAGGAAAATGGATATAAATATTGTGTTGCTAAAATACTACCTAAAGAATTAGAAACGGTAAGGAATATGAATTATCAATTTTTACAATCATATGAGTTATCAGATGAAGACATAAATGAATTAATTCAACCAACGGTCGATACTATATTAGGTGCAATAGGACAAGATTATGGAAAAACATTATTATTCTTAAAAGGAAATAAAATAACCGAAAAAGATTTTATTAATGAAGACTATGATTTTGTTAAAGCGTTAATGATAGATGAAAACATGAAAAATGATCCTTTTGTAAAACAAAGAATACATAGAATGATAGAAAAGAGAATAAACGACTCTAAAAAAGGAGTTTTGCAAGTAACAGGTAATTATTCAATAGTTGCAGGAGATTTGTATGCCTTGTGTCAGTACATGTTTAAAATGAAAATTACAGGACTTTTAGATAGAGGAGAGTATTATTCTAGGACATGGTTAGATAAAGGAATTAACGAAGTAGTAGCTTTTAGAGCACCTATGACAAATCATAACAATATAAGGATATTTAGATTTAAGGATAATGAATTAACAAGAAAATGGTATAGATATATGACTACATGTACCATACTTAATGCTTGGGATTGTACAATGGATGCAATGAATGGTATGGATATGGATAAACGATTTGTCCCTCATAAGTGA
- a CDS encoding Rha family transcriptional regulator, with product MKINKNNTSLEMEEMIATQLHSWELELHRKNLVQSTIDRKIKNITDFYIHLMQLRKNHNKITKDTINQIAFEYVRDGYFSEDNIDNTGSYGYRRNIFYNIKEGFNYIYEGMFNKKEVIKELNDNQKEHLDTISQNKFFRVTGVKDDKQTLQTKLIEELGIKVYFDKDNLPYVYSHELAENLNIQNKHIREKLKKINKDLTNRSFDPFMKHSNFNILEDTYQDSKGERRPTYKMYKDYLILYLMDTTAQGSKRLDILEFKMKYIDAFNYIEHEYNRLLKEYANLKDSFLTMFNDIRKRNRDLLITEHNKKAMKRKAS from the coding sequence ATGAAAATTAATAAAAACAATACATCATTAGAAATGGAGGAAATGATAGCAACTCAGCTACATAGTTGGGAATTAGAGTTACATAGAAAAAATTTAGTACAATCTACAATAGATAGAAAAATTAAAAATATTACAGATTTTTATATACATCTAATGCAATTAAGAAAAAATCATAATAAAATAACAAAGGATACTATTAATCAAATTGCATTTGAATATGTGCGAGATGGTTATTTTTCAGAAGACAATATAGACAATACAGGCTCTTACGGATATAGGAGAAATATATTTTATAATATAAAAGAAGGATTTAATTACATATATGAGGGTATGTTTAATAAAAAAGAGGTTATTAAAGAATTAAATGATAATCAAAAGGAACATTTAGATACGATTAGCCAAAACAAATTCTTTAGAGTCACAGGTGTCAAAGATGATAAACAAACATTACAAACTAAACTAATAGAAGAATTAGGCATTAAAGTTTATTTTGATAAAGACAATTTGCCGTATGTTTATAGTCATGAATTAGCTGAAAATTTAAACATACAAAATAAACATATTAGAGAAAAATTAAAGAAAATAAATAAAGATTTAACCAATCGAAGTTTCGACCCGTTCATGAAACATAGTAATTTCAACATATTAGAAGACACTTACCAAGATTCAAAAGGAGAAAGAAGACCTACATATAAAATGTACAAAGATTATTTAATACTATATCTTATGGATACAACAGCACAAGGATCAAAAAGATTAGATATATTAGAATTTAAAATGAAATATATAGATGCGTTTAATTATATAGAACATGAATACAATAGACTATTAAAAGAATATGCAAATTTAAAAGATTCATTTTTGACTATGTTTAATGATATAAGAAAAAGAAACAGAGATTTGCTAATTACAGAACATAATAAAAAAGCTATGAAAAGAAAAGCGAGTTAA
- a CDS encoding IS701 family transposase, whose product MFQNLIISNELSLYKFFKQLNFDLYLTKPQLEHLEGTMTAMILKGFNGKVSDIAELASKRHRTSITRFLSKSNWDENLLINALKSKVIELIWNKSEKSQKPIYLIIDDTISEKTKPSSKAINPIEKCYFHNSHLKRKTVYGHQLVVALLSCDGLVLPYSIEIYDKSNMSKIDIATKLIKSMPKPVNKGYILCDSWYSCKAIFKASALAGYAYIGALKTNRVIYPKGHERLGIKLHKFATSLNKDSFDLVKVKGKHYYIYNYIGHLNDMKNVSIILSYPKESFQKEGSLKAFISTDLVLKPLDILFKYTDRWVIEPFFRDCKNYLGLDSYQVRSERSILRYLTIMFITYTYCKLYSSKTLQFNTGLKLAKNNFKKAQIIFIYSAALNGQPIEKIFENLKIA is encoded by the coding sequence ATGTTTCAGAACTTAATTATATCAAATGAATTATCACTATACAAATTTTTTAAACAATTAAATTTTGATTTATATCTAACTAAACCTCAATTAGAGCATTTAGAAGGTACTATGACTGCTATGATTTTAAAAGGATTTAATGGTAAAGTATCTGACATAGCGGAGCTTGCTTCTAAAAGGCATAGAACTAGTATTACAAGATTTTTATCTAAAAGCAATTGGGATGAAAATTTATTAATAAATGCTTTGAAATCTAAGGTTATAGAGCTTATTTGGAATAAATCCGAGAAATCACAAAAACCAATTTATTTAATAATTGATGATACTATTTCTGAAAAAACAAAGCCCTCGTCAAAGGCAATAAATCCTATAGAAAAATGTTATTTTCACAATTCACATTTAAAAAGGAAAACAGTATATGGTCATCAATTAGTGGTTGCCTTACTTTCTTGTGATGGTTTAGTTTTACCTTACTCAATAGAAATCTACGATAAGAGTAATATGAGTAAGATAGATATAGCTACTAAATTAATTAAATCAATGCCTAAACCTGTTAATAAAGGGTATATTTTATGTGATAGTTGGTATAGTTGTAAAGCTATTTTTAAAGCTTCTGCGTTAGCAGGCTACGCTTATATTGGTGCACTTAAAACTAATAGAGTTATATATCCTAAAGGTCATGAAAGATTAGGAATAAAATTACATAAATTTGCTACTAGTTTAAATAAAGATTCCTTTGACCTCGTCAAAGTTAAAGGTAAGCATTACTATATTTATAACTATATTGGACACTTAAATGATATGAAAAATGTTTCAATAATTTTAAGTTATCCCAAAGAATCCTTTCAAAAAGAAGGTTCTTTAAAAGCATTTATATCCACAGACCTAGTATTAAAACCTTTAGATATTCTATTTAAATACACCGACAGGTGGGTTATTGAACCATTCTTCAGAGATTGCAAAAATTATTTAGGTTTAGATAGTTATCAAGTAAGAAGTGAAAGAAGTATCCTTCGATATCTTACTATAATGTTTATAACCTATACTTATTGTAAGTTATACTCAAGCAAAACTTTACAATTCAATACAGGGTTAAAATTAGCTAAAAATAATTTTAAAAAAGCTCAAATTATTTTTATTTATTCAGCAGCCTTAAACGGCCAACCTATAGAAAAAATTTTTGAAAATTTAAAAATAGCATAA
- a CDS encoding HNH endonuclease: MQMIEISKLQPHPRNQEFFDDIPKERWDDFIKSIVRRGVVEAIVVTQDLLIVSGHQRVKACKEIGILEIPCRITHYPEEDEKLHIPKEDMILEDLICTNIMQRGVGNVNPMKMARCIMELERIYGIKNGGSSFTGNQYIRADRSNADTYKKTQADLAKQIGIDQRQLQNYKKLNELIPELQSLVETGVLKSTTAYKIWAKMPQDEQEKFFNDIGQEKIKQLTQKKTEQIISEKKQIDEKKLSESKIYNTLKNQNKIQQRKPISNQVLKSLAIRSKGFCEICGWGGQGLENILVNHHIQKYSDTKDNSLNNLIMICPNCHGMIHTLENCNDNL; the protein is encoded by the coding sequence ATGCAAATGATAGAAATATCAAAATTACAACCACATCCAAGAAATCAAGAGTTCTTTGATGATATTCCCAAAGAAAGATGGGACGATTTTATAAAATCCATAGTAAGAAGAGGAGTAGTTGAAGCAATAGTAGTAACTCAAGACTTATTAATAGTAAGTGGACATCAAAGAGTTAAAGCTTGTAAAGAGATTGGTATATTAGAAATACCATGTAGGATTACTCATTATCCAGAGGAAGATGAGAAATTACATATTCCAAAAGAAGATATGATATTAGAAGATTTGATATGTACGAACATCATGCAAAGAGGTGTAGGTAATGTAAATCCTATGAAAATGGCTAGATGTATAATGGAATTAGAAAGGATTTATGGGATTAAAAATGGTGGCAGTAGTTTTACGGGGAATCAATATATTAGAGCGGATAGATCGAATGCTGACACTTATAAAAAAACACAAGCAGATTTAGCAAAGCAAATAGGAATAGACCAAAGACAATTACAAAATTACAAAAAACTCAATGAACTTATTCCTGAGTTACAATCACTAGTTGAAACTGGTGTATTGAAATCTACTACAGCTTATAAGATATGGGCTAAAATGCCACAGGATGAACAAGAAAAGTTTTTTAATGATATTGGTCAAGAAAAGATTAAACAGCTCACACAAAAGAAAACAGAACAAATTATAAGTGAGAAAAAGCAAATAGACGAGAAAAAATTAAGTGAAAGTAAAATTTATAACACTTTAAAGAATCAAAATAAAATTCAACAAAGGAAACCGATTTCTAATCAAGTTTTAAAATCATTAGCTATAAGAAGTAAAGGTTTTTGTGAAATATGTGGATGGGGTGGACAAGGATTAGAAAACATATTAGTTAATCATCATATACAGAAATATAGTGATACAAAAGATAATTCATTAAACAACTTAATTATGATATGTCCTAATTGTCATGGAATGATACATACGTTAGAAAATTGTAATGATAATCTATAA